Proteins encoded within one genomic window of Nonomuraea gerenzanensis:
- a CDS encoding helix-turn-helix domain-containing protein, producing MVRPPLTPEERLRGEQLGHVLRQARGERSIVEVAAAAGMSAETLRKIETGRIATPAFFTIAALADVLGISLDRLAVRSTPAPAPG from the coding sequence ATGGTGCGACCACCGCTGACCCCCGAGGAACGGCTCCGCGGCGAGCAGCTCGGCCACGTGCTGCGCCAGGCACGCGGCGAGCGCAGCATCGTCGAGGTCGCCGCCGCGGCCGGCATGTCCGCCGAAACCCTCCGCAAGATCGAGACGGGGCGGATCGCCACGCCGGCGTTCTTCACCATCGCCGCGCTGGCCGACGTGCTCGGCATCTCCCTCGACCGCCTCGCCGTCCGCTCCACACCCGCTCCCGCCCCCGGGTGA
- a CDS encoding SRPBCC domain-containing protein, with the protein MNETLTLHPDGRTTLTLQRRLPHPPDKVWRAITRPEHLAAWFPADVTIDGDRISYGFGPDGHITDNDPPRTFAHTWGDDELRWHLTPDGDGTLLTFTHTFTDRHGAASFAAGWHTCIQALAAHLDQRLSHLPTDPDPAHSARLHEDYIAILGLPSTTLDGDTVRVERQLTRPAEDVWQHLNGPDATPGTPPPAPFTVPGLQPGPVTRTDTAKLLEYDTPAGHVRWELTQGTGQGPRLIVTCTGAPETADAWRIRVEDLAASLIA; encoded by the coding sequence ATGAACGAAACGCTCACCCTCCACCCCGACGGCCGCACCACCCTCACCCTCCAGCGCCGCCTCCCCCACCCACCCGACAAGGTCTGGCGCGCCATCACCCGCCCCGAACACCTCGCCGCCTGGTTCCCCGCCGACGTCACCATCGACGGCGACCGCATCTCCTACGGCTTCGGCCCCGACGGCCACATCACCGACAACGACCCACCCCGCACCTTCGCCCACACCTGGGGCGACGACGAACTGCGCTGGCACCTCACCCCCGACGGCGACGGCACCCTGCTCACCTTCACCCACACCTTCACCGACCGCCACGGCGCCGCCAGCTTCGCCGCCGGCTGGCACACCTGCATCCAAGCCCTCGCCGCCCACCTCGACCAGCGCCTCAGCCACCTGCCCACCGACCCCGACCCCGCCCACAGCGCCCGCCTCCACGAGGACTACATCGCCATCCTCGGCCTGCCCTCCACCACCCTCGACGGCGACACCGTCCGCGTCGAACGCCAGCTCACCCGCCCCGCCGAAGACGTCTGGCAGCACCTGAACGGCCCCGACGCCACCCCCGGCACCCCGCCACCGGCCCCCTTCACCGTCCCCGGCCTCCAGCCCGGGCCCGTCACACGCACCGACACCGCGAAACTCCTGGAGTACGACACCCCCGCCGGCCACGTCCGCTGGGAGCTCACCCAGGGCACCGGCCAGGGACCGCGCCTCATCGTCACCTGCACCGGCGCCCCCGAGACAGCAGACGCCTGGCGCATCCGCGTCGAAGACCTCGCCGCGTCCCTCATCGCCTGA
- a CDS encoding TetR/AcrR family transcriptional regulator, translating to MNPHLNPHLNPHPTTPSQERSRRRRATLLGAAVTLLTEGGFNAVTHRAVAQRAHLPLAATTYYFASRDQLLAEAFAQLVETELATTRDWITQHGLTALTDQVATADRTRQLGLWELYVHAGRDPVLQHIARRWTDGCVRLVAETLALPETDPRVRLLYTTVCTLWLEHVVEQRPLDQARALLTRALAHATEGTP from the coding sequence TTGAACCCACACCTGAACCCACACCTGAACCCCCATCCCACCACCCCCAGCCAGGAACGCAGCCGCCGCAGGCGCGCCACCCTCCTGGGGGCCGCCGTCACCCTGCTCACCGAAGGCGGCTTCAACGCCGTCACCCACCGCGCCGTCGCCCAGCGCGCCCACCTGCCCCTGGCCGCCACCACCTACTACTTCGCCTCCCGCGACCAGCTCCTGGCCGAAGCGTTCGCCCAGCTCGTCGAGACCGAGCTGGCCACCACCCGCGACTGGATCACCCAGCACGGCCTGACCGCCCTCACCGACCAGGTCGCCACCGCCGACCGCACCCGCCAGCTCGGCCTGTGGGAGCTGTACGTCCACGCCGGCCGCGACCCCGTGCTCCAGCACATCGCCCGCCGCTGGACCGACGGCTGCGTACGCCTCGTCGCCGAAACCCTCGCCCTGCCCGAGACCGACCCCCGCGTCCGGCTCCTCTACACCACCGTCTGCACCCTCTGGCTCGAGCACGTCGTCGAGCAACGCCCCCTCGACCAGGCCCGCGCCCTGCTCACCCGCGCCCTGGCCCACGCCACGGAAGGAACCCCATGA
- a CDS encoding MerR family transcriptional regulator, with protein sequence MDEELLPIGQFARLGRLSVKQLRRYDELGLLRPAYVDADTGYRYYRASQARVALSIGLLRSLDVPLPVVGEVLAGSPGEAGRVLAGVRDALEVELARRRRTLAALERVMARGLPSAPVRLVPQPAVRVAVVRERAAGTEDIGRATSAAVARLMAGGVAGGVAGGGVGGGVGGGVADGGPVRLVGLFPVDLGEVVDVAVALVLREGRSAGAGVEVRTLPGGVFASATHVGPYDQISLTAHAVLAWCAERRHGVRGPLREVYVSDPAVTAPEELVTKVMVCLEEEPQAG encoded by the coding sequence ATGGATGAGGAGTTGCTGCCGATCGGGCAGTTCGCCCGGCTGGGGCGGTTGAGTGTGAAGCAGTTGCGGCGTTACGACGAGCTGGGGTTGTTGCGGCCGGCGTATGTGGACGCGGACACGGGTTACCGGTATTACCGGGCGTCGCAGGCGCGGGTGGCGTTGTCGATCGGGTTGCTGCGGTCGCTGGACGTGCCGCTGCCGGTGGTGGGTGAGGTGCTGGCGGGTTCGCCGGGGGAGGCGGGGCGGGTGCTGGCGGGGGTGCGGGACGCGCTGGAGGTGGAGCTGGCGCGGCGGCGGCGGACGCTGGCGGCGCTGGAGCGGGTGATGGCGCGGGGGTTGCCGTCGGCGCCGGTGCGGCTGGTGCCGCAGCCTGCGGTGCGGGTGGCGGTGGTGCGGGAGCGGGCGGCGGGGACGGAGGACATCGGGCGGGCGACGTCGGCGGCGGTGGCGCGCCTCATGGCGGGCGGCGTGGCGGGTGGTGTTGCGGGCGGGGGTGTGGGCGGGGGTGTGGGCGGGGGTGTGGCGGACGGGGGGCCGGTGCGGCTGGTGGGGTTGTTCCCGGTGGATCTGGGTGAGGTGGTGGACGTGGCGGTGGCTCTGGTGCTGCGGGAGGGCCGGTCGGCGGGTGCGGGGGTGGAGGTGCGGACGCTGCCGGGCGGGGTGTTCGCGTCGGCGACGCATGTGGGGCCCTACGACCAGATCTCGCTGACCGCGCATGCGGTGCTGGCATGGTGTGCGGAGCGGCGGCATGGGGTGCGGGGGCCGTTGCGGGAGGTGTACGTGTCGGATCCGGCGGTGACGGCGCCGGAGGAGCTGGTGACGAAGGTGATGGTCTGCCTGGAGGAGGAGCCGCAGGCGGGGTGA
- a CDS encoding DUF2267 domain-containing protein, giving the protein MAISEPQRPEIVVGLVATPPDYPAQVVARLAAELADRLAERVDPEVRWSVRAGWGDVAPRRDGGVEALLDDLARRRADARWDVAICLTDLPLHTERVPLVAHTSARRRVAAVSLPALGLRQLTALRTAVPGLVGRLLSDASGERVPPADLAGQVAAIDRVAGQAGAGERGYLASRLAGRLRLLTGMIRANRPGRALLGLSKLLAGAFATAAFALTTNTIWEMGDALGGLRLTVIMLLGLAALVTWLIVAHDLWEKPGRQTPPELARLFNVGTILTLTLAAAVSYLVLFAGTALVAALLIDTSVLERNLQRPVGLSDYLTLAWIISSLATVGGTIGSGLEDEDTVRAAAYGYHPEPGGRRDEQDT; this is encoded by the coding sequence ATGGCCATCAGTGAGCCGCAGCGGCCGGAGATCGTCGTCGGACTCGTGGCGACCCCGCCGGACTATCCGGCGCAGGTGGTCGCGCGGCTCGCCGCCGAGCTGGCCGACCGGCTGGCCGAGCGGGTGGACCCGGAGGTGCGGTGGAGCGTCCGGGCCGGCTGGGGTGACGTGGCGCCGCGCCGCGACGGCGGCGTCGAGGCGCTGCTGGACGATCTCGCCCGGCGGCGGGCCGACGCCCGGTGGGATGTCGCGATCTGCCTGACCGACCTGCCGCTGCACACCGAGCGGGTGCCGCTGGTCGCGCATACGTCCGCCCGGCGCCGCGTCGCGGCGGTCTCCCTGCCCGCGCTGGGGCTGCGCCAGCTGACAGCGCTCCGCACGGCCGTCCCGGGTCTCGTGGGCCGGCTGCTCAGCGACGCTTCCGGGGAGCGGGTGCCGCCGGCCGACCTGGCCGGCCAGGTCGCCGCCATTGACCGGGTGGCCGGCCAGGCCGGTGCCGGGGAACGGGGCTACCTCGCCTCGCGGCTGGCCGGCCGGCTGCGGCTGCTGACCGGAATGATCCGGGCCAACCGCCCGGGGCGCGCCCTGCTGGGCCTGTCCAAACTCCTGGCCGGCGCCTTCGCCACGGCCGCGTTCGCGCTCACCACCAACACCATCTGGGAGATGGGTGACGCGCTCGGCGGGCTCCGCCTCACCGTGATCATGCTTCTCGGGCTGGCCGCGCTGGTGACCTGGCTGATCGTCGCGCACGACCTGTGGGAGAAACCGGGCCGGCAGACACCGCCTGAGCTGGCCCGGCTGTTCAACGTGGGCACGATCCTCACCCTCACCCTGGCCGCCGCGGTGTCCTATCTGGTGCTGTTCGCCGGAACGGCACTCGTCGCGGCGCTGCTGATCGACACCTCCGTGCTGGAACGAAACCTGCAGCGGCCGGTCGGTCTGAGCGACTATCTGACCCTGGCCTGGATCATCAGCTCGCTGGCCACCGTCGGCGGCACGATCGGCTCCGGGCTGGAGGACGAGGACACGGTGCGGGCCGCCGCCTACGGCTACCATCCCGAACCCGGCGGCCGGCGGGACGAGCAGGACACATAG
- a CDS encoding alpha/beta fold hydrolase, which yields MSEYDIEHPHGVHVVHDGPRQAPPLLLIHGSGASGGFWGPVVPALAGHHHVIRVDLPGCGQSPPAPSYDVPAQAGQVAALLDDLGLRHVAVAGHSSGGYVATALAEQRPDLVGSLALISSGPSPDALLRQPFILRVLLAPPLGPLIWPRRSDAMIRKGIGATAVRPVDLPDDVVADVRSITYGVMRTVLRRNTAYIAERSMPERLAALDVPVQVIFGAADPRWEPSSAHRYGAVPDARVELLPGVGHLPMLEAPETVGELLLSFTATGPSTTRDP from the coding sequence ATGAGTGAATACGACATTGAGCACCCGCATGGGGTGCACGTGGTCCATGACGGCCCGCGGCAGGCGCCGCCGTTGCTGCTCATCCACGGGTCGGGCGCCTCGGGCGGTTTCTGGGGCCCGGTGGTGCCGGCGCTGGCCGGCCACCATCACGTCATCCGCGTCGACCTGCCGGGTTGCGGTCAGTCTCCGCCCGCGCCGTCGTATGACGTGCCCGCGCAGGCGGGCCAGGTGGCGGCGCTGCTGGACGACCTCGGCCTTCGTCACGTCGCCGTGGCCGGGCACTCCAGCGGCGGCTACGTCGCCACCGCGCTCGCCGAGCAACGTCCCGACCTCGTCGGTTCGCTCGCGTTGATCAGCAGCGGCCCGAGTCCGGACGCGCTCCTGCGGCAGCCGTTCATCCTCCGGGTGCTTCTGGCCCCGCCGTTGGGCCCGCTCATCTGGCCGAGGCGTTCGGATGCGATGATCCGCAAGGGGATCGGCGCGACGGCCGTTCGCCCGGTGGACCTGCCGGACGACGTGGTCGCCGACGTACGGAGCATCACCTACGGCGTGATGCGGACGGTGCTGCGCCGCAACACCGCCTACATCGCCGAGCGAAGCATGCCCGAGCGCCTGGCCGCCCTCGATGTCCCCGTTCAGGTGATCTTCGGCGCTGCCGACCCCCGCTGGGAGCCGTCCTCGGCGCACCGGTACGGCGCGGTGCCGGACGCCCGGGTCGAGCTGCTGCCCGGCGTCGGGCACCTGCCCATGCTGGAAGCGCCCGAGACGGTCGGCGAACTGCTGCTGAGCTTCACGGCAACCGGGCCGTCGACCACCCGTGACCCCTGA
- a CDS encoding DUF952 domain-containing protein has translation MTIHHLALRTDWEQAQKAGEYRISTLGRTLEEEGFIHCSRDLTQLRGVHTAFYGHLAEPLLVLDIDPAGLDVRLENGFPHLYGPLPVTAVTATRPYTP, from the coding sequence ATGACCATCCACCACCTGGCCCTGCGCACCGACTGGGAGCAGGCGCAGAAAGCGGGGGAGTACCGCATCTCCACCCTCGGCCGCACCCTGGAGGAGGAAGGCTTCATCCACTGCAGCCGCGACCTGACCCAGCTGCGCGGCGTCCACACCGCCTTCTACGGCCACCTCGCCGAGCCACTGCTCGTCCTCGACATCGACCCCGCCGGCCTCGACGTCCGCCTCGAGAACGGCTTCCCCCACCTGTACGGCCCGCTGCCTGTCACCGCGGTCACCGCCACCCGCCCCTACACCCCCTGA
- a CDS encoding DMT family transporter, translating to MAWLLLALAITSEVLATTALKLSDGFTHLGWSIVVAAGYITSFALLARVLKLQLDMGTAYAVWSGAGTAAIALIGAAFMGETLTALKIGGILLIIGGVVLLNLAGGH from the coding sequence ATGGCCTGGCTCCTGCTCGCCCTCGCCATCACCAGCGAAGTCCTCGCCACCACCGCGCTCAAACTCAGCGACGGCTTCACCCACCTCGGCTGGAGCATCGTCGTCGCCGCCGGCTACATCACCTCCTTCGCCCTGCTCGCCCGCGTCCTGAAACTCCAGCTCGACATGGGCACCGCCTACGCCGTCTGGTCCGGCGCCGGCACCGCCGCCATCGCCCTCATCGGCGCCGCCTTCATGGGCGAGACCCTCACCGCCCTCAAGATCGGCGGTATCCTGCTCATCATCGGCGGCGTCGTCCTCCTCAACCTCGCAGGTGGCCATTGA
- a CDS encoding ArsR/SmtB family transcription factor, with product MPFDVLAEPARRHILDLLLQRPHQVSELTHHLGLTQPGTSKHLRILRQAGLVTVRKDAQRRWYELRPAPLAEIDAWLTPYRRLWNTALDHLEHHLDTMEDDPTP from the coding sequence ATGCCCTTCGACGTCCTCGCCGAACCCGCACGACGCCACATCCTCGACCTCCTCCTCCAACGCCCCCACCAGGTCAGCGAGCTCACCCACCACCTCGGCCTCACCCAGCCCGGCACCAGCAAACACCTGCGCATCCTCCGCCAAGCAGGCCTCGTCACCGTCCGCAAGGACGCCCAACGCCGCTGGTACGAACTCCGCCCCGCCCCCCTCGCCGAAATCGACGCCTGGCTCACCCCCTACCGCCGGCTCTGGAACACCGCACTCGACCACCTCGAACACCACCTCGACACCATGGAAGACGACCCCACCCCATGA
- a CDS encoding DUF4037 domain-containing protein has translation MAPLVSGVAHSAALVGPGSEVLEFDTARSTDHDWGPRVLLFVAAERVAEVEEKVVAGLPERFGGFPTVFAYHERVRPGVTVTDLHGWLVGRLGFDPRDGVSLLDWLSAPWQRLAEVTGGEVFFDGLGERGLEAARAALRWYPQDVWRYVLACQWQRICQEEPFVGRCGEVGDELGSAVLGARLAREVMRLALLLRRRYPPYGKWLGSALARLPGSAELGESLGAAVAARSWRERQQGLSAAYGRVAALQNRMALAERLDEGVRGFFDRPFEVIGAGRFVAALMASVSDPVIRGLPVTGCVDQLSDSTDLLVAPGRARAVTAAALGLTA, from the coding sequence GTGGCGCCGCTGGTGTCGGGAGTCGCGCACAGTGCCGCGTTGGTGGGGCCGGGGTCGGAGGTGCTGGAGTTCGACACGGCGCGTTCGACGGACCATGACTGGGGGCCGCGGGTGCTGCTGTTCGTGGCGGCGGAGCGGGTGGCCGAGGTGGAGGAGAAGGTGGTGGCGGGGCTGCCGGAGCGGTTCGGCGGGTTCCCGACGGTGTTCGCCTATCACGAGCGGGTGCGTCCCGGGGTGACGGTGACGGATCTGCACGGGTGGCTGGTGGGGCGGCTCGGGTTCGATCCGCGGGACGGGGTGTCGTTGCTGGACTGGTTGTCGGCGCCGTGGCAGCGCCTGGCGGAGGTGACCGGGGGAGAGGTGTTCTTCGACGGGCTGGGGGAGCGGGGGCTGGAGGCGGCGCGGGCGGCGTTGCGCTGGTATCCGCAGGATGTGTGGCGCTACGTGCTGGCGTGTCAGTGGCAGCGGATCTGCCAGGAGGAGCCGTTCGTCGGCCGGTGCGGGGAGGTGGGTGACGAGCTGGGCTCGGCCGTGCTGGGGGCGCGGCTGGCGCGGGAGGTGATGCGGCTGGCGTTGCTGCTGCGGCGGCGTTATCCGCCGTACGGCAAGTGGCTGGGCAGCGCGCTGGCGCGGCTGCCGGGGTCGGCGGAGCTGGGGGAGTCGCTGGGGGCGGCGGTGGCTGCGCGTTCGTGGCGGGAGCGGCAGCAGGGCCTGTCGGCGGCGTACGGGCGGGTGGCGGCGTTGCAGAACCGGATGGCGCTGGCGGAGCGGCTGGATGAGGGGGTGCGGGGGTTCTTCGACCGGCCGTTCGAGGTGATCGGGGCGGGGCGGTTCGTGGCGGCGCTGATGGCGTCGGTGTCGGATCCGGTGATCAGGGGGTTGCCGGTGACGGGGTGTGTGGATCAGTTGTCGGATTCGACGGATCTGCTGGTGGCGCCGGGGCGGGCGCGGGCGGTGACGGCCGCGGCGCTGGGCCTGACCGCCTGA
- a CDS encoding MerR family transcriptional regulator: MSFSVGQVARLADITVRTLHHYDEIGLLTPGERTRTGYRRYTDDDLVRLQQILLYRELGFPLDEIAVILDEPHTDELTHLRRQHELLTRKARRLQEVIAAVERAINARNSGITLTPEERFEIFGDHRPEDHDAEAERRWGHTDAYAQSRRRVATYTKADWLQLKAEAATITGDLIAACKAGLPADGTPAMDLAERHRGHITRWFYDCPHDLHRCLGDLYVQDPRFTATFDGLLPGLATYLRHAIHANARRHTP, encoded by the coding sequence ATGAGCTTCTCCGTGGGACAGGTCGCCAGGCTCGCCGACATCACCGTCCGCACCCTGCACCACTACGACGAGATCGGGCTGCTCACCCCCGGCGAGCGCACCCGCACCGGCTACCGCCGCTACACCGACGACGACCTCGTCCGCCTGCAGCAGATCCTCCTCTACCGCGAGCTCGGCTTCCCCCTCGACGAGATCGCCGTCATCCTCGACGAGCCCCACACCGACGAGCTCACCCACCTGCGCCGCCAGCACGAGCTGCTCACCCGCAAGGCCCGCCGCCTCCAGGAGGTCATCGCCGCCGTCGAACGCGCCATCAACGCCCGCAACAGCGGCATCACCCTCACCCCCGAAGAACGCTTCGAGATCTTCGGCGACCACCGCCCCGAAGACCACGACGCCGAAGCCGAACGCCGCTGGGGCCACACCGACGCCTACGCCCAGAGCCGCCGCCGCGTCGCCACCTACACCAAAGCCGACTGGCTCCAGCTCAAAGCCGAAGCCGCCACCATCACCGGCGACCTCATCGCCGCCTGCAAAGCCGGCCTGCCCGCCGACGGCACCCCCGCCATGGACCTCGCCGAACGCCACCGCGGCCACATCACCCGCTGGTTCTACGACTGCCCCCACGACCTGCACCGCTGCCTCGGTGACCTGTACGTCCAAGACCCCCGCTTCACCGCCACCTTCGACGGCCTCCTGCCCGGCCTGGCCACCTACCTCCGCCACGCCATCCACGCCAACGCCCGCCGCCACACTCCCTGA
- a CDS encoding ATP-binding cassette domain-containing protein, whose translation MDDSIVITGARVNNLRNVSLRIPKNGLVVFTGVSGSGKSSIVFDTVAAEAQRQLNETYTAFIRNRLPSHDKPDVEAIDHLTATIVVDQKPVGGNARSTVGTMTDIMPILRVLFSRYGTPSAGYSFAYSFNDPTGMCPGCDGLGRAVRLDPDALIDDERSLDDGAIRFPLFGVGTWQWQIYARSGTFDPATPIRDYTPEQRRLLLHGSGFTVDVHGKNGTLNKVDYEGVADRFTRLYLNRDTSTLSERTRRAVQDLITEGVCPRCHGARLNAAALATRIGPHSIADHAAMEITDLITVLTGLANPVADTAARALRRLDDIGLGYLTLDRETSTVSGGEAQRLKTVRHLGSALTGMTYVFDEPSAGLHPSDVGRLNRLLLALRDKGNTVLVVEHDPDVIAVADHVIDLGPGAGVHGGHVVFTGTVEALTASGTRTGQALRHRTPLKTRPRRPTGRLTITPATLHNLHDITAGIPTGVLTCVTGVAGSGKSTLITRILPAQHPGVIVVDQAAPATSARSSPASYLGVLDAIRRLFARATGAPAALFSHNSDGACPRCEGRGLIHTDLAFMDPVTTVCEMCGGTRYRPEALTHRLRGHTIADVLALTAEQATAFFTEPAVAGRVRTLLDVGLGYLTLGQPTSTLSGGELQRMKLAGELSRTGAVYVLDEPTTGLHLSDVDTLVALLDRLVDGGNTVIVIEHHLDVVKRADWVIDLGPGGGKHGGRILFQGPPGDLPGAPGSITGAHLKAALAGA comes from the coding sequence ATGGACGACAGCATCGTGATCACCGGCGCGCGCGTCAACAACCTCCGCAACGTCTCCCTGCGCATCCCCAAGAACGGTCTCGTCGTCTTCACCGGCGTGTCCGGCTCCGGCAAGTCCTCCATCGTCTTCGACACCGTCGCCGCCGAAGCACAACGCCAGCTCAACGAGACCTACACCGCCTTCATCCGCAACCGCCTGCCCTCCCACGACAAACCCGACGTGGAAGCCATCGACCACCTCACCGCCACCATCGTCGTCGACCAGAAGCCCGTCGGCGGCAACGCCCGCTCCACCGTCGGCACCATGACCGACATCATGCCGATCCTGCGCGTGCTGTTCTCCCGCTACGGCACCCCCAGCGCCGGCTACTCCTTCGCCTACTCCTTCAACGACCCCACCGGCATGTGCCCCGGCTGCGACGGCCTCGGCCGCGCCGTCCGGCTCGACCCCGACGCCCTCATCGACGACGAACGCTCCCTCGACGACGGCGCCATCCGCTTCCCCCTGTTCGGCGTCGGCACCTGGCAATGGCAGATCTACGCCCGCTCCGGCACCTTCGACCCCGCCACACCCATCCGCGACTACACCCCCGAACAACGACGGCTGCTCCTGCACGGCAGCGGCTTCACCGTCGACGTCCACGGCAAGAACGGCACCCTCAACAAGGTCGACTACGAAGGCGTCGCCGACCGCTTCACCCGCCTCTACCTCAACCGCGACACCTCCACCCTGTCCGAACGCACCCGCCGCGCCGTCCAGGACCTCATCACCGAAGGCGTGTGCCCCCGATGCCACGGCGCCCGGCTCAACGCCGCCGCACTGGCCACCAGGATCGGCCCCCACTCCATCGCCGACCACGCCGCCATGGAGATCACCGACCTCATCACCGTCCTGACCGGCCTCGCCAACCCCGTCGCCGACACCGCCGCACGGGCACTGCGCCGCCTGGACGACATCGGGCTCGGCTACCTCACCCTGGACCGCGAGACCTCCACCGTCTCCGGCGGCGAGGCCCAGCGACTCAAGACCGTCCGCCACCTCGGCTCCGCCCTGACCGGCATGACCTACGTCTTCGACGAACCCAGCGCCGGCCTGCACCCCAGCGACGTCGGCCGCCTCAACCGGCTCCTGCTGGCCCTGCGCGACAAGGGCAACACCGTCCTGGTCGTCGAGCACGACCCCGACGTCATCGCCGTCGCCGACCACGTCATCGACCTCGGCCCCGGCGCCGGCGTCCACGGCGGCCACGTCGTCTTCACCGGCACCGTCGAAGCCCTCACCGCCTCCGGCACCCGCACCGGCCAAGCCCTGCGCCACCGCACCCCGCTCAAGACCCGCCCCCGCCGCCCCACCGGGCGGCTCACCATCACCCCCGCCACCCTGCACAACCTGCACGACATCACCGCCGGCATCCCCACCGGCGTGCTCACCTGCGTCACCGGCGTCGCCGGATCCGGCAAATCCACCCTGATCACCCGCATCCTGCCCGCCCAGCACCCCGGCGTCATCGTCGTCGACCAGGCCGCCCCCGCCACCTCCGCCCGCTCCAGCCCCGCCTCCTACCTCGGCGTCCTGGACGCCATCCGCCGCCTGTTCGCCCGCGCCACCGGCGCCCCCGCCGCCCTGTTCAGCCACAACTCCGACGGCGCCTGCCCCCGCTGCGAAGGACGCGGCCTCATCCACACCGACCTCGCCTTCATGGACCCCGTCACCACGGTGTGCGAGATGTGCGGCGGCACCCGCTACCGGCCCGAGGCGCTCACCCACCGGCTGCGCGGCCACACCATCGCCGACGTGCTCGCCCTGACCGCCGAGCAGGCCACCGCCTTCTTCACCGAGCCCGCCGTGGCCGGCCGCGTCCGCACCCTGCTGGACGTCGGGCTCGGCTACCTCACCCTCGGCCAGCCCACCAGCACCCTGTCAGGAGGGGAGCTGCAGCGCATGAAACTCGCCGGCGAGCTGTCCAGGACCGGCGCCGTCTACGTCCTGGACGAACCCACCACCGGCCTGCACCTGTCCGACGTCGACACCCTCGTCGCGCTGCTGGACCGGCTCGTGGACGGCGGCAACACCGTCATCGTCATCGAGCACCACCTCGACGTCGTCAAACGCGCCGACTGGGTGATCGACCTCGGCCCCGGCGGCGGCAAGCACGGCGGCCGCATCCTGTTCCAGGGGCCGCCCGGAGACCTGCCCGGCGCGCCCGGATCCATCACCGGCGCCCATCTGAAGGCCGCGCTCGCCGGCGCGTGA
- a CDS encoding radical SAM protein encodes MAWDALSLVDAADDRPLIERRAVLRDGFYELQARTVIERVPQTAGIAQQWAVSPYRGCAHACRGCGARAAHRRLGLDLGRDFDTRIVVRPNTAERLRAELARFDGGELAVGLAGDCYQAAEETYRLMPHVIAALAAAGAPFTVYTKGPLVLRDAPLLARAGARVAVSIAFVDERIRRAVEPGAPSAQARLELVSALVEAGVDCRVLMAPVLPLLSDAADQLGATVRRIAAAGVRRVEPVVLRLPPGTREWYVEWLGQAHPQLVERYEELYDRAGLPSQAYEGRITGQIAQLCRVYGMECGAPEAARGEPRAAQLALV; translated from the coding sequence GTGGCTTGGGACGCGCTTTCGCTGGTCGACGCCGCCGACGATCGCCCGCTGATCGAGCGGCGGGCGGTGCTGCGCGACGGCTTCTACGAGCTGCAGGCCCGCACGGTGATCGAGCGGGTGCCGCAGACCGCGGGCATCGCCCAGCAGTGGGCCGTCTCCCCCTACCGTGGCTGCGCCCATGCCTGCCGCGGCTGCGGCGCCCGTGCCGCGCACCGGCGGCTGGGCCTGGACCTGGGCCGTGACTTCGACACGCGGATCGTGGTGCGGCCGAACACGGCCGAGCGGCTGCGCGCCGAGCTTGCCCGCTTCGACGGCGGGGAGCTGGCGGTGGGGCTGGCCGGCGACTGCTACCAGGCGGCCGAGGAGACCTACCGGCTGATGCCGCACGTGATCGCCGCGCTGGCGGCCGCGGGCGCGCCGTTCACCGTCTACACCAAGGGGCCGCTGGTGCTGCGTGACGCGCCGCTGCTGGCGCGGGCGGGCGCGCGGGTGGCGGTCTCCATCGCGTTCGTGGACGAGCGGATCCGCCGCGCGGTGGAGCCGGGGGCGCCCTCGGCGCAGGCCCGGCTGGAGCTGGTCTCGGCGCTGGTGGAGGCGGGCGTCGACTGCCGGGTGCTGATGGCGCCGGTGCTGCCGCTGCTCAGCGACGCGGCCGACCAGCTCGGCGCGACCGTGCGGCGGATCGCGGCGGCGGGCGTGCGGCGGGTGGAGCCGGTGGTGCTGCGGCTGCCGCCGGGCACGCGCGAGTGGTATGTGGAGTGGCTGGGGCAGGCGCATCCGCAGCTGGTGGAGCGGTATGAGGAGCTGTACGACCGGGCGGGGCTGCCGTCGCAGGCGTACGAGGGGCGCATCACGGGGCAGATCGCGCAGTTGTGCCGGGTGTACGGGATGGAGTGCGGGGCGCCGGAGGCGGCGCGGGGCGAGCCCCGGGCGGCGCAGCTGGCGCTGGTGTGA